In the genome of Micromonospora sp. Llam0, the window AGCATGTACCCCCGCCCGGTGCAGGAGCTGTTGCCCGCCGCGCGTGCCCTGGCCGTCCGGTTGGGCGGGGTTCCGTCGCGGAACCTGCTCATGAGGGAACTACGGGTGGGTTCGCCGAAGGCGACCGCCCTACGGGAAGCCCTCCACCACGAACAGCAGGACCGGGACGCGGCGCAGGTCGAGCCCACCGGCGGGCACCGGGGACTGCACCTGGTCCGCGACACCACCGGCGACCAGCCTGCCGAGGTCGACGTACCGGCTCCGGTCGAGCCGTCGCCGGTGTCGGCGGATGTGTCGGCGGACCCGGTGCCGGTCGCCCCGTCCGATGAGTCGTCGGCCGGGTCCGGGGCGGACCTGCCGTCGCCGGTCGCCGAGGACACCGCGCAGACGTCTTCACCGGTGGCGGTGGACGGACACCCGGACACGAAGATCACCGCCGCTCAGCCTCGGGTGGTGCGGTCGCCGGTGCGATCGTGGGTGTTGCTGTTGCTGGCCGCTCCCGCGTTCGTGGCGATCTGGTCCGGGTGGGTGGGGTTGGGTGAGCTGACCGGGTTCGGTGTGGTGCACCCGCTACCGGGCATCTGGGATTCCCTCGCGGTGAACACGGCGATCACGTTGCCGATCGGCGTTGAGGCCTATGCCGCGTACGCGTTGCGGGCGTGGCTCGCACCCGACGGGGTCCCGCCACGCGCACGGCGGTTCGCCGCCTGGTCCGCGATCGGGTCCCTCGTTCTGGGTGCGGCCGGTCAGGTGGCGTATCACCTGATGGAGTCCGCCGGGATCACCGCCGCCCCGTGGTGGATCACCACCGTCGTTTCGTGCCTGCCGGTGGCCGTGCTCGGTATGGGCGCCGCTCTGGCTCACCTGCTGCACACCGACCAGCGGCAGTCCTGACTTTGCCCGGCGGCACAGCCCTACGGCCTGGAAACCAGTGCTGTGCCGCCGGCCCCTCGACCCTCAGCAACCGCTTCGGGAAGGACTCTCATCGTGGCATCCACGTCGTCACCGGACGAGTTGCCGTCAACGGAAATCGTGTCGCGTATCCAGCACACCCCGGCCGGAGCAAAGGCGTGGGTCGAGCGTGACGGGCGCGGCCGGCTGTTCGTCCGCTGCCAGGGCTGCACCCTCTACCGCGAGGATCCCGGTTTGGCTCCCGCCCTCGCCGCGCTGGTCAACCACCTGCCGACCTGCCCCGGCCCCGCCGACGTCGGCACCGATCCGGCCTGACCGGCCCTCGACCGGGCGCGGCTACGGCACGCGGGCCGCGCCCGGTCCCGCTACCTCGATCTTCCCCCCTTGGTTCTGGACTTTCTGTTGGAGGCAATCCCCATGCCCACCCCTGACGACGGCTACGACTGGCAGGCAGCGGAAACCGACATCACCGACGACGGCAACGGCAGCAGCGCCGATGTGGTCGATCTGACCGCCCGCCGCCGCAAGACCAACCCGGCCGGCTCGTTCGCTGTCGACATCGACGACGAGGGCGACGACCAGGACGACGACGCCCCGGTCCCGGTCAACCCACCGTCCGCCCCGGACAGCGGCCGGTCCCGCCTGGCCGGTGTGGTCGGTGCGGAGCGTCGGCCGGTCATCCCCGCCTGGCTGCGCTCCCGGACCGAACTCGCGAGCGCCGTCCGGTGGACGGCAGGCCACTACACGCACGTCAGCATGTATCACCTGTCCCGGTCGCCGAAGTACGGCGCACGCCTGGCGTGGCGGGCACCGTTCGGCGTGGCCCGACTGCTCGGCCACACCGTCCGTTGGGTGACCGACGCCGAAGGCATCCCCGTGCGCCTGGCCGTCGTCCGGCAGGAAAACGCCGAACTGTATTTGAAGCTGTCGCGGCAGCGTGACGTACGCGTCCGGTGGCGCGGCCTGGTCCTCACCGCGCTGTTGCTGCTCGGCATCCCCACCGTCCTCACGCTGGTAGCCCTTGCTGGGTCGTGGCAGCGGTGGGCGATCCTCGCCGGCATCGTGGTTCTGTTCGGTGTGGCGGGTACGCCGAAGGACACGCCGCTGTTGGACGTCGCCGCTGTCAGTCCGCGTGTGCGGAAGCTGTCCGCCGACGTCGTCACCCGCGCGTTCCTCGCGGCCGGGTTGTGTAAGCCGGACGACTTGATCACCTTCCCCGCCCCGATCATGCGCGACGGACCCGGTTGGCGGGCCGTGATCGATCTGCCGTTCTGGACGAACGCCGACAAGGCGATCAAGAAGCGGGACCAGCTCGCCGCCGGCCTCGACCTGGATGAGGTGCAGGTGTGGCCGGAGCGGGTACGAGGCACCGCCGGTTCCGCCCGCCGCCTCGCCCTGTGGGTCGCCGATGAGGACCCGTACGCGAAAGGGTCCGGCCCCTGGCCACTCATCGCGAAGGGCAGCGTGGATGTGTTCGCGCCGTTTCCGTTCGGGCAGGACCAGCGCGGACGTCCGGTGCCGCTGCTGATGATGTTCACGTCCCTGCTCGTCGGAGCCATCCCCCGCATGGGCAAGACGTTCGCCGCACGGCTCCCGGTGTTGGCCGCTGCCCTGGATCCGATCGTTGAGCTGCACATCTACGACGGCAAGGGCGGGCAGGACTGGCGACCGTTCGAACGGATCGCCCACCGCACCGGCTACGGCGTCCGTGACGACGTCGTTGAGTCCCTGGTGGAGGATCTTCGCGGCCTGGTCGCGGACATGAACCGCCGCTACGACACCATCGCCACCCTGCCCGCCGACCTCTGCCCGGAATCGAAGGTCACCCGCCAGATTGCCGAGAAGCGGTCACTCAAGCTGTGGCCGGTCATGGTCGCCGTCGACGAGTTTCAGCGCTACTCCGCCCACCCCGTCCACGGGGACGAGATCGTGTCGCTGCTGACCGAGCTGTGCAAGGTCGGCCCTTCGGTCGGGATCATGATCCTGCTGGCCACGCAGAAGCCGGACGGCAAAGCGGTCCCGACCGACCTGCGCGACAACATCGGCACCCGCTTCGCCCTGAAAACGATGACGTGGCAGTCCTCCGAAGCCGTGTTGGGTGCCGGGTCGTACACGGCCGGCTATGACTCGTCGCGGTTCCAACGCGGACACAAGGGCGTCGGAATCCTGCTCGGCGCGGACGACTCCGGCTCCGTCGATGAAGCCGTGACCGTGCGGACCAACCTCGCCGAGATGGCCGACGTCGAGAAGGTCATCGGTCGCGCCCGTGAGTTGCGGGAGCGGGCCGGCACCCTGTCCGGTCACGCCATCGGCCAGGCACCCGAGACGGTGAAGCACGCGGGGGACACCCTGTTGGACGACATCCTGACCGTCGTCCCGACCAGTGAGGCGAAGGTGTGGTCAGAGACCGTTGTCGCCCGTCTGGCCGAGTTGCGCCCGGACGTCTACGGCGGATGGGAGACCGGGAACCTCGCCCCGGCACTCAAGCCGCACGGGATCACGGTCGGCCGGCAGGTGTGGGGCACCGACCCGGCAACCGGGGAACGCGCCAACCGTAAGGGCATCCTCCGCGACGACATCACCACCGCCGTAACGAAGCGTGACCAACGCCGCAAGGCTGGATAGCCGCTCGCGGGCCGCTAGGTCTATCGGCGACACCCGCTAGACCTAGCGGCACCGCTAGCCCCCGAAACAAACCCCTGCCAGGACGCTAGCCGCCTAGCGCCTCTACCCCCGCACGCCCGAAAACCGCCCGTGGAGGCACCCGATGGACCCGTACGCCACCCTCGCTAGCCTGCTCTGCCCCCTCCTGACCCTGGTCACGTTCGGTTACCTGCTCACCTGCGCTATCTGGCCGTTCGGACCCTGCCGACGCTGCCACGGCACCGGGAAACGCCGCGCCCCGTACGGCAAGGCGTTCCGGCTCTGCTACCGGTGCGACGGCACCGGACGCCGTATCCGCATCGGCCGGCACGTGTGGAACGAGATCCGCCGCGAACACCGCAACGGCATCCACCGATGAACCGCCGGCATCCGCACGGCGCGCACACCGACTGGTGCGCCCGTGACCACCGCTGCGGACACGACGGACACCGCTCCCCGTCGATGATCGTCGACCTGCCCGGCCAGGCGCGCGCCGTTCTCACCCGTATCCGCACCGGCGACGGGCACGACCAGGCCGAGATCCGTATCCGGGTCGCCCTGGCCGACGTCGACCCCGCCGCCCGCCGACAGTTGGCGGTCCTGCTCGCCGACCTGGACGACCTGATCACCCGTGCTGGCCGCGCCCGGTACCCCCGGCCCGCCGCCTAACCGACCGCATCAACGACACCAGAAGGAGGAACGCCGTATGAGTCGACAGTCCACCCACGACTACAACGCTGAGCGGGCCGTCATCGGCGCGGTACTCATCGCCCCGCACGCCCTGGCCGACCTCGCCGCCCTGCTCGGCCCGGACGACTTCCACCGACCGGCCCACGGCATCATCTGGCAGGCGTTGACCGCCGTGCACGCCACCGGACGCCAGCCTGACCCGATCACCCTCACGGCCCATCTGGCGGAGACTGGGGAGTTGGGCAAGGTTGGTGGTGCCCCGTACCTGCACACGCTGATCCGTGACGTTCCGGCAGCCGCGAACGCCGGGCACTACGCGCGGATCGTCGCCGACCACGCCGCCCGCCGCCGGGTCGTTGACCTCGGCGAGCGGCTGACCAACCTCGCCGCATCCGGTGCCGACGTCGCCGAAGTCATGGCGACCGGTCGTGCCCTGCTCGACCAGGCGGACACCAGCGGTTGGGCACCGCTGATCCCGCTCGGCGACCGCCGCCACCTACCCGCGTTCCCCGCCGAGATGCTGCCCGCATGGGTCGCCGACATGGTATACGGGGTCGCCGAGTTCACACAGACCCCGGTCGACCTGCCCGGCTGCATCGCCCTCGCAGCCCTGTCGACGGCTGCCGGTGGCCGGGCCGAGGTGGAGGTACGGGGGTCGTGGCGGGAACCGGTCAACCTGTTCACGGTCGTCGTGTTGCCGCCGGGGTCGCGGAAGTCGGCGGTGTTCTCCGCGATCACCGGGCCGCTGTTGGCCGCTGAGAAGGCGTTGGTGGAGCGGACCCGACCGGCCATCGTGGAAGCCGAGTTGGCCGCACGGGTGGCCGGGAAGACGGCAGAGCGGACCGCGATCGCTGCCGCGAACGCGGACGCGTCCGGGCGTGACACCCTGCTTGCTGAGGCGACCGCCGCCGCGATGAACGCCGACACCATCACCATCCCCGCCCTGCCGCAACTGGTGGCCGACGACGTCACCAGCGAGGAAGCCGCATCCCTGCTCGCCGAGCAGGGCGGACGCCTGGCCGTCCTGTCGCCGGAAGGTGGCATCTTCGCCACCATCGCCGGCCGCTACTCCGGAACCCCCAACCTTGAAGTCTTCCTCAAGGGTCATGCGGGGGACATGCTGCGGGTCAACCGTCGTAGTCGTGCGCCGGAACACGTCGAGCATCCGGCGCTGACACTCGGTCTGGCCGTGCAACCCGACGTCCTACGCGACATCGCCGACATGCCCGGATTCCGCGGCAAAGGGTTGCTGGCGCGCATCCTGTTCTCGCTGCCGGAGAACACCGTCGGACGACGCCGGATCGGAGCCGACCCGGTAGCCGAACCGGTCGCGGCAACGTACGCGGCCAACCTCGCCACGATGGTCATGTCCCTCGCCGAGTGGACCGACCCGGCCGTGTTGCCACTCACCCCCGACGCCAACGACCGCGTGTTGGACATCGAACGCGCGGTGGAACCCCGGCTTGCTCCCGGTGGCGCGTGGTCACACGTCATCGACTGGGGCAGCAAGTACACCGGTGCTGTGGTGCGGATCGCCGGACTGATCCACCTCGCCGAACACCTGCGCGACGGATGGGGCAAGCCTGTCCAGGCCGACACCATCGACCGGGCCGCACTGATCGGCGACTACTACGCCGCTCACGCCCTGGCCGCGTTCGACGACATGGGCACCGACCGGACCAGCCGACACGCCCGCCACGTCCTCACCTGGATCGAACGCACCACCACCACCGCGTTCACGAAACGGGAGCTGTTCCGCGCGGTCCGCAGCAGCCAACTGCCCACCGTCGCCGACCTCGACCCCGCCCTGTCCCTGCTGGAAATGCACGGCTACATCCGCCACGTCGACGCACCACGCACGCGGACC includes:
- a CDS encoding ABC transporter permease, producing the protein MTTPASMYPRPVQELLPAARALAVRLGGVPSRNLLMRELRVGSPKATALREALHHEQQDRDAAQVEPTGGHRGLHLVRDTTGDQPAEVDVPAPVEPSPVSADVSADPVPVAPSDESSAGSGADLPSPVAEDTAQTSSPVAVDGHPDTKITAAQPRVVRSPVRSWVLLLLAAPAFVAIWSGWVGLGELTGFGVVHPLPGIWDSLAVNTAITLPIGVEAYAAYALRAWLAPDGVPPRARRFAAWSAIGSLVLGAAGQVAYHLMESAGITAAPWWITTVVSCLPVAVLGMGAALAHLLHTDQRQS
- a CDS encoding cell division protein FtsK, which translates into the protein MPTPDDGYDWQAAETDITDDGNGSSADVVDLTARRRKTNPAGSFAVDIDDEGDDQDDDAPVPVNPPSAPDSGRSRLAGVVGAERRPVIPAWLRSRTELASAVRWTAGHYTHVSMYHLSRSPKYGARLAWRAPFGVARLLGHTVRWVTDAEGIPVRLAVVRQENAELYLKLSRQRDVRVRWRGLVLTALLLLGIPTVLTLVALAGSWQRWAILAGIVVLFGVAGTPKDTPLLDVAAVSPRVRKLSADVVTRAFLAAGLCKPDDLITFPAPIMRDGPGWRAVIDLPFWTNADKAIKKRDQLAAGLDLDEVQVWPERVRGTAGSARRLALWVADEDPYAKGSGPWPLIAKGSVDVFAPFPFGQDQRGRPVPLLMMFTSLLVGAIPRMGKTFAARLPVLAAALDPIVELHIYDGKGGQDWRPFERIAHRTGYGVRDDVVESLVEDLRGLVADMNRRYDTIATLPADLCPESKVTRQIAEKRSLKLWPVMVAVDEFQRYSAHPVHGDEIVSLLTELCKVGPSVGIMILLATQKPDGKAVPTDLRDNIGTRFALKTMTWQSSEAVLGAGSYTAGYDSSRFQRGHKGVGILLGADDSGSVDEAVTVRTNLAEMADVEKVIGRARELRERAGTLSGHAIGQAPETVKHAGDTLLDDILTVVPTSEAKVWSETVVARLAELRPDVYGGWETGNLAPALKPHGITVGRQVWGTDPATGERANRKGILRDDITTAVTKRDQRRKAG
- a CDS encoding DUF3987 domain-containing protein, with amino-acid sequence MSRQSTHDYNAERAVIGAVLIAPHALADLAALLGPDDFHRPAHGIIWQALTAVHATGRQPDPITLTAHLAETGELGKVGGAPYLHTLIRDVPAAANAGHYARIVADHAARRRVVDLGERLTNLAASGADVAEVMATGRALLDQADTSGWAPLIPLGDRRHLPAFPAEMLPAWVADMVYGVAEFTQTPVDLPGCIALAALSTAAGGRAEVEVRGSWREPVNLFTVVVLPPGSRKSAVFSAITGPLLAAEKALVERTRPAIVEAELAARVAGKTAERTAIAAANADASGRDTLLAEATAAAMNADTITIPALPQLVADDVTSEEAASLLAEQGGRLAVLSPEGGIFATIAGRYSGTPNLEVFLKGHAGDMLRVNRRSRAPEHVEHPALTLGLAVQPDVLRDIADMPGFRGKGLLARILFSLPENTVGRRRIGADPVAEPVAATYAANLATMVMSLAEWTDPAVLPLTPDANDRVLDIERAVEPRLAPGGAWSHVIDWGSKYTGAVVRIAGLIHLAEHLRDGWGKPVQADTIDRAALIGDYYAAHALAAFDDMGTDRTSRHARHVLTWIERTTTTAFTKRELFRAVRSSQLPTVADLDPALSLLEMHGYIRHVDAPRTRTGGGRPPSPSYLVHPDLHQQPAATVHALPDAVRRTA